In Silurus meridionalis isolate SWU-2019-XX chromosome 11, ASM1480568v1, whole genome shotgun sequence, the sequence ggcaccaacaaccatgccaagGTCAATCTGTAACTGGCATTAAATTTTACCCTCATTCTGATGCCTCATGATCAAGATTTTATGCTGCTGCCATATGATTGGCTGATGTGATAACTGCATGACAGTACGAACCGTACAAATAAAGTGGACGGTGAACGTGTCTCTGTAGCCCATGCTGAATATTAtagtgatgaaaaaaaaaacaaatacaactaAGAATTCTATCAAATTTTAGAGAGAACAATGATGTGACATACTTCATGAATGAAGTGGGAATAAAAATAGAACAGgagtttaatgtgtttttgctCAACAGCAGCAAGAAACAAACATCAATCAATATTAACATTCTTACCGGGACACAGGGAGGGGCAGGGGGGCTCGGTATGTCAAATGCAGGGAGAGAAGACAGGCTGGTGCCCTTTTTCACAAGCTCTAACTGCTCTTCATACTgcctctacaaacacacacacacacacagacacacagacacttgtTACAAAGGAATACTGGTATTGAGCAAAATTTAGACTTGCCATGGAGCCTCGCCTTACACATGGTAATAAACAGACAATAAAACAACTAGACAATAATGACATCTACGAACGCAAAGGATCCGGAAATCCATGGGATAGTCTAGGTTCAGTTATTTAGGGGCAGTGGGGTGCAAAATGTGGGCCCTTCTGCATCAAATAAGcagaaaaatctaaacaaaagtACAATTTACAACTTTTGAATTGTTATAGACATAATAGCAGTCCAACCTCAGTTCTGATGATCTTCTCCTCAACTTCCTGTATGGATAATTTCCAGGCCTCAATGATTGAACTCAAGCTTGTGGGTGGGTACCTgtaggccaaaaaaaaaaaaagacaaataaatccTAGatttcaaattaatattttaatatgtgcAAGATGCTTATATCAAggtttcaaataataaataaataaataaataaatacagcagaTGACAAATTTTATCGGTCTGATTGTTTTGTACTTGAAAGGATTTACTAAACTGAAAACACTCTACACCTTTACAGAACACATCTGGCTACTTAATGCTTGGGTCCTACATATTGTGTGGTCTTACGTGTGCGACCTCTCAGTCAGGTGTTTTAGAATTGCTTTTCCTCCTGACAAGTACTTCCTCAAGCCTCGTAGCCCGTGCTCTCGTCTGTTTTTCAGGATGGACACCTGCGTGGCGAACAACGTATATTCTTTTTCTATATTCATTTTGAATATTTGAACAAAGAAATTGCTTTAAGTCAATAGCGTTACGATGCTTACCTGTCCTGCGAGTGATCGACCGCTTGCTTTTGCACACAGATCCCtatgtttctttatttcatcCTCCAAACTCATCTTCTCAGCTGCCCACTGGTTACTTCAggataaacaatataaacacagacattaAAACCTTACATCAGCACACTTCAGCTTTTTACTGAGGCACAAGCCaccacattttaaaagaaatcaaataaTGTATAACAGAAATGGTCAAAGTACTTGCCTTTTTGCAAATAATTGCTCAAGTTCTTCCTGATACTCCATATTCTTCTCCTGGATAAGCTTGGAAAAACTGGTAAGTACATAAACAGATGTGGTAATGAAAACAGAGAACAAAGATCATAAACTTCATAGAAAGCCATTGAAATGACAACCTCATGCATTTGCTGTGCCAATtatctattttaaatattaatctaTGAATTTAATAGTAATGAAGAATTTTGTTTGTACAGTAGCTAGAATAGGTGGTTTATCATAAAGCCAATCCAAGTACTCTGACAGCTTCAATGTACCTCTTGAAACTATGATGATGTATGTGTTCTAGCAATGACAAGTACATGAGGCTGAGTGACAAACAGGGGAAATCTTAAAACAAGTAAACAATTATAATGCATAAAACAAAGGCACATTAATGCACCCCATATTTAGCTGTTGTGAAGGTAATGTGGAGACATTGTGTTGTACACTGTATTGTAATAGAAAACCTATCCTTTTGAATTACTGATAAGATGTTTAATTCCCTTATATAAAGTAATTTATAACTCGATGAACttcaaaaatagtgagaaatGGAAAAGTTGGAATATAGAAACTATGGACAGATTTGATATATTTGTCAAATTGAGACATTTGTCTTTCTCCCCACCTAAATAGTGTGTTGTATTGATTTTTCCCCTCTGCAGTACCATTCGGTTTACTAATTTAACTTAGAATtcccttaaaaaataaaacaaagattaaCCTAATTTCCAAATGCATATAGGAGATAtgcttattatattatattatattatatattatatgaatgaatgaatggatgaatgaatgaatgaaggagtCACTATTTGGGATTTGTTTCTCTCACCTGTCCTGAAAATCCACAAGCTCTTTGATTTCACCTTTCAAACTCTTCAGCTTCTCTTGGTGGTCTCTCTTCTCCTGCTGATCTTTCCGTACCTCATCCTCAAGCTTTTGTTGGAACAAAGTCAACTCTTTGTTGGAAATCTAGACATGCatatgcgaaaaaaaaaaaaaaaaaacgtgtcctCTGTAGAAGTTttaatgaagcaaaaaaaagaaagtgtagtTTGATCTGTACCTCTATGTGGTGATTAATTTCCTTTACTTCATCATCAAGTACAGAATACgactcttttgttttgttttgtaaagcGTTTAGGTTTTCCCTCATCATTTGAATGCGTTTTTCAAattttatgttgattttttCTGTTTGGGTCATGTCTCCCTAAAAGCAGAAAGAGAGGTTtaagagggaggaaaaaaacatatatatatatatatatatatatatacatatatatatatacacacacacacacacacacacacacacacacacacacacacacacacacacacacacacacacacacacacacacacacacacacattcatacaattaataaatcatttacatgGGGGTAAAACTCACTCTGTTCTTTTCAAACTGTTCATATGGTTCTGTATTAATGGCAACATCATCTCTGGTATCTCTGTTACCTGAATGTGTCTGAATGAAGAGACGAACAAACCCTACATTTTACAACTGATTGACATTTAccaaagacatttaaaaaataatttaaaaaagatctTACCTGAACAGAAACGGTCTTACATTTAGGACTTGATGAGTCttcattaaaattaatataactAGCATCAGAGCTGAAAGCCTCAAATAGTGGGACATTTACAAAGTCATCATGATATTGTGATTCTTGTACACCAAGTTTTACAGTTCCAGGCTCAACATGTGGCCCAAATCCATAACTAAAATCCGGAGAAACCATAACATAAGGATTTGGGAGATCAGGACAAGTTGCAAGGTCATAAGATTCACAATCAACTAGACTTGAATGGTTAGACTGTGGCAGAAATTCTTTGGCTGAGGGATTAAGATGGCAGGATCCTTTAGCTTTTGAAATGTCCATGCTGCAATTATTAAAGGGAAAGTTGTCTGATATAGACGCGTCTTCATCCATATTGTGCTGAAAGCACACCGAGTGTGACGTTAATCCAACAGAGTTGTTAAACATTACAAATCGAAGAGAGCCTTGCAAGAAATGTTTGAGTCCCCCAGCAGCTTCAATCTTTTGCTGTGCTTCAGGTGGAAAGTGCTGCAGCTGACCCACAAGCAGGGGGTCGGACACCTCTAGAGGGCCATGCTCCTCCAGAATCTGTGCAAAGTAGCTAAGAATGCgagagaaaacaagagaaagagaatgtgatacaaaataatgaaaaatctttataaatagAACTGTTGTATTGTTTTTGGACTCTCTCCCCCATACTCTTATGTATACTTAGTTCaagttttaaattataatagCACACCACTGTAGATGAGCAAAACCAATCTATATTTAGAATTAATATACATTTCACTCTAGCTGACTTCCAGAAAGATAATAAATACATGTCTTTGCAAAAGTGGgcaaataattttttcctcGACATTACACAAAATTCTTATTTCAGTctggatataattttttttcaaaataatgtgAGGTCACGTCACTAAACAGACAGTTAAATAAGCAGCTAGTGATTATTCTAACACtgctaaaatgtaaataactgcTCAAAACTTATAgtagtaataattaaaaagttcTTAATTACTCACTCATATAAAGTCTCTTGAGTTGGGTCTGGGTCATTGTCTATAAATCTCTTATAGTGGTTAAAGTATCTTGAATTGACATACTGCCCCTCGAACTCTGCAACCTGCTCCCTTAAATATACTGGAACACTAAAGGGATCATCACTATCCAGCAGCACTCTAGAGATAAAAATTCATGTGAGTGATTAATGTCAATTCCTGTAATTAATTTATAAGcaataattaatgaatatgcAAGTAAACAAATATTACAGTGAATCTTCTTCAGTGAAGAAATCCTCCTCTTCGTCTCTTTTTATCCCCGATAGAAGTAAgacagacttaaaaaaaataaataaataaataaataaaatccttaAATCAACAACAACAGTTTCTCTAGTTCATTCTTGATTTATGTACAACTCCTTACCTTTGgttctttctgcttctttttccgatttttgtttttactcttaTAAACAgaactctaaaataaaaatttttagcatttcaatatatatatttttttacaacataaGAAGagcaaataaagcaaaacaaataagtttattatatatatatatatatgcatgcatttgtgtttgaccatttttattacgaaaataaataattaaataaataattaaataaatacatatttgaaagagaaaaatgaaaaccttcaaaCTTCAACACAGCGCACATTTATTTACGatatcctttctttactcagatatataaaaaaaaaaaatatatatatataaaatcaagcaTCAAAATCCCGTATgtatgatgcacacatccgacaattaaaaccatccgtgtggaaacatagcaaaagttcctgatgatttacaacaccataattacttaatattttgtcttaatgctctatgttgagtttggtttcactaataatagacaaatatagatgctttatgcaaatgtttgtttatgttgattaaagtattaaaaacttgaaaggAATTAGTAGCAATTAATCACAAATTACCTCATGACAATCACAtgattaaatattgtaattgaCTGACAGccctataatatataatatatacacacacacacacacttataaaacAATACTTACTAAGTGGTCatctttttctgtcttctttAATACTAAACATAttgaatctaaaaaaataatttaaaaaaattaaagaaatcttAAATCAAAAGCATTTTAGAGAAATTTCTGCACAATTTCTTATGTATATATTTCCTACCCATTTCAAAATAATCATCAAGGATAGTAAGGCAGGAGGGGTAGTGATCTCGGTATTCCTCTAGAGTCCAAATAAAGAGGCGCTTGTCCTGTGGTGTTGCTTGTCTCAGGTATTCTACAGTGAAGTCCTTATTATGAAATATATCACGTAGTGGGGGAAACTCCAACAGGGAAGAAAAATCCAGTTTTTCTAGCTCATCACCAAACTGACTAATAAATTTCTCTGCTGCTTTTAGACCTGTGGTCAAGACAAAGTCAATGTAAAGAACAAAGCACATAAATCCTAGAGAGTATTTACACCGAAATCATCAACAACCCTTTAGAAGGTACAGTTCAGAATTGTAAACACATCAAAGCAATTATTGTATGAAAAAATATCtcgttttatttgatttaatttacaGACTGGTTCTATACACTGCATAATGTACGTTTATTTACATATCCATCTTTTCTAAGAAGAAAATGGTTTTCAACTATATGAAAGGGCTATAAACGTATCTATTTGTTAAGTGTTCATATTCAGCTTGATAAAACAAGGCCCAATGGTGTACATAGAACAAGACTTTTTACCAGCATTGTTAAGTTGTTGAGCCCATTCATGAACTTTAGGCTTGACATCTTGGCAGCTGCTGAGATCATGAAGAAAAAGTCTGGCCCAAACCCTGTTCTTTCTCTCCAGTAGCAGATCCACTATCTCCCTGAGAACTTTTGGTTCTACACGATCTTTTAATATGTTCTCATGTCCCTTGTCCTCATCCAACTTTATCCATGGTCTCAGAGACTCTTGCATACTAGAAAAATTGTGTCTCTCATCATTAAAAAGATCTCGGTTTTTATCAATTTGGTGTAAAACACGATCTCCGTATACAACACAATCCTTGAACGATGCTAGAAGATAAAAAATAAGCGTTAGTTTAGACAGATTCCATAATTCCCCAAGTAATTTCCAAAggctaaaaatgtttattattcagTCTACTAAGTTTagtataaaacaaatgtatttgaattGGTCAATGCCTTTGTCcgtttctttttcagtttcatcttctatttttaaattgttcatCTCATTTTGTGTTAAGGATATAGCCATCCTCTCTTGTTTCCGCCGGAGCTTTCGTTCCTCTTTAGATTTCAATTTCTTTAGACTGCAAACAGGTGAAAAAAGGCAATAGTCACCATAACTACAGAGGCCTAGATATAGCAGAAATACAATCATATAGTTGgaaataaaaacttaatttgTTCTATGCCTCTACAATATTATCTCATTATAAATTTGGGAAATATTCACAATTTACCTtgtacatttctgtttgactctCACCCCAGGAATTTTGCTCTTAGAAATAGGTGATTTAAACTAAACAGCAAAGGAGCAAAGGATTCATTAGAACTTGATGGAATATATGACACTCAATGCATAATGAGTATTAAGTTACAAACCCACCTCACACTTAATAAGACCAGTTGAGTCAAATATTACTATGTGACAGATTGTACCAGTACAGTCAGGAGTAAAACACAAATTCTGCAGAAAATCctagaaaaaacaaacaataaaaagaaaaactcagcACTCTTGAGGAGCAGAGTAAAGTGATCCACATGCTATATTGATCTCAACCCATCTACTTACCTTTTCACTCTTATCCGAAAATGAAGCAGATTTGAACTTTTTCCAACAATTCATATGATACTCCACCTTGCACCTCTGACAGCATGATAAACGAATGAAGCCCTGTGGCAACCAAAGATCAAATTCCCAATGTTACAGTCTCACTCAATTAAATGCAATTGAAAAAGCATGTGGATTAAGAGAGGTGTCTAAAGTAAATCATCATTGTTGGACAAATAATTCATTAGAATGACTGTCAATATGACTTAGACTTGAATctacaaaaaaatctgaatagtCCAGAGACAAAATCTACTCTGTGCCTGGACTAATGGTTTGGCAAACCTGGATAATACAGTTTAGGTATTTTATTCCATCTCACCAACTCATCTATAGTTAAAATTATGATTTTTCCATTAATCAAACACTTTatgcaataaaatgtatacagtgCTTCACCTTAAAGTCTGGATCGGTGAAATAGATAATGGCTTGTCCCAGGCAATGCCGACAAACTGCATCCGGCTTAGGTGGAAATTTGCAGGTCTCAATATACCACTCAAGTCGCTcctttaaaaagtttaaatcaaatcaaattaaattttatttgtcacatacacatacatacagagtacgacatgcagttaaatgctttgtacgactgtccggcatgaggatgggagaaaaaaaacaaagaaaacaaaaaacaaagaaaaaagaaggccGATAAATACAGacaaactatgtaaaatataaaatacataatatataaagatatatataggaaaaattgtatatacaggGTAAGTTTATGGATACAAGGTATGCTAATGTACAGTTaacagtaatcacataaggtggttgatgtgattgtccttaaagtgaacggtgtggtgtggtataaagtgaacgtgcgcagtgtggtgtggtataaagtgaacgtgtgcggtttggtataaagtgaacgtgtgcagtgtggtgtgatataaagtgaacgtgtgcggaGGGgggtggtataaagtgaacgtgtgcggtgTGGTTTGGTACAAAatgtgcactgtgctgtgcaagtccgaAAAGATCATCATTAtatccataaatataaatgtatatacacatttatatttatgaacacacacacacacacacagtaatggcAAAgcctcaaatcaaacacaatcacacattaAACTCACCTTTAAATAATCAGGACAGGTTTCTTTAACAGTAACTTTAGTGGTGGGCCAGGTCAATTTTCCTGGCATAATCTGCCTCTGAACCATCAAAATAGCTTTCCAAAATTCATCTTTGGCATTGCTAAATCTGTAAAGAGATCGATAATAAAGCAAAAGTAGATTATACAAAGTAAATAACATTTTCTCTTCTGCCTTAAACACCACACGGCATACTCACTTATTCTCCTTCAGAAACACCTTTCCTAAACCATAATGAACCAAAGACTGGAATGTTCTGTTTGCTGAAGTGCTTAGTTTCTCAAACTGCCGCTGAGCTTCAGCCAAttcctttaaacaaaaaaaaaatgtaagacatttaaaatcaatgttacatgatttattataaaactaGGTGTTTTCTGTTACCTCAGGTTGCCCAATTTCTATCAGAGCTGTTGCATAACCGTAGACCAACAAAGTTCTGTCCAGTTCAGATACACCGAGATCCTGCATGGGGGAACAGGAATCTTAGAATGCAACTAGagaggtgattttttttttttaaataaaattattttttatgatgtaAACAATATATGATGATCCTTCAAAACAGCTTATATTTAATATCTTGAGTATCCAGTTCATTTGCTGATTTCTTTTTGCCCTTTGAGAGTGGCTTTGCCAATGCAAAAGTGTGATTTTATGTCCCTCAAATTCTGTGATGTTTAGCTTTTTGAATGAAATTACATGATTGAAAGTTGATCTTATTAGCAAGTTCCAGTGAATTAAACTCATCAAATATGTGCATGTAATGTTTAAGCATGTCTTACACAAACCAGTTGTAATAGACCTTTTTCACGGCTGTCATTTtgacataaaatattcagacaAATACAGGAATCATTAGCAACGATGTTAAATGCTTGCCACTTTAGCCTATAGAAACACTCTctcataaaaatatttgtatggaAATATTCGAGTAGTGACTTCCTGAAGCAGAGAGTTTCCACCACAATAGTGACTGCAAAACATTTAGAGAGCcatattttatagtatatatttttatattgaatttagGCATTCAATCGTCTACCAaatgaggttttttttagaCCTCAACACCAAAAACTTAAGAAATATCCAGTTAAGTAGAATAATACTAGTCACATTATGGTCAGGAAATTCACTGCTCCACTTTGATGATATCTTTGCTCAAACACAATGGCTAAAGTCAGGAATCAGGAAGtttgatcaggtgtgtatgagcaGGCAAACAGAGCTGTACACCCTCAGATAGCATTTCTGAAAATCACATTACAATAAGACGCAGTTTTGTGCTGCAGTACGGGACGCTCATACGGCTCTCAGTGACCAACGGTGCCGCAACGCACTATTACTATTACCAGAGTATagtaaaaccctattgtacaagcaactaatagtacgagcaaacgcaCGCTCCTGGTTCCCCGCTTTTCGGCCGAGGGTAGCATCAGTCGCTCAGTCGCTCTCATTGTTcggtgcagcaaaaacgtaacattttttagttatatttttatttcactagaaatcttgaaaaatgtctcccaagaaaatcagtgatggtgctgcgaaaacgaaagtaaatagaattaccattgaaaccaagAAGGAAATAGTGGAAAAGTACGAGCGTGGTGtgtgtctcacactcgcaatcaaacactaccacatgagtaagtgttaaataatgtttacattaaggtaatttgcggtgtatttgtttgttaaaataggctacaaatactttttaagtgcagaaaaaagcgatcgaatgaggttTCGAAACCGATTAAATcatcattcattcttatggAGAAAACTAGTTCGAaaatacgagcaaatggacccaCAAGCAATTTTCACGAATGAATTATGCTCTTCCAATGGCGTTTTACTGTACAcaatatacatttgcattaatcCGATTAGATTTTTACTACTATACATTTCCAGTTCCAGCGGTCACAAAGATTGAATTATAATTCACCACCGTTttttccttggaccacttttgatagattctgagcACAGCAGaacgggaacagcccacaagaccTGAAGTTTTTAGAGATGCTctccagttgtctagccatcagaatttggccctcgtcagactcactcaaatccttatgcttgcccatttttcctgcctctaacacatcaactttgagaacaaactGTTCACTTGCTTCCTAATATAtcccatgatgaagagataatcagtgttattcactcactggtcatattattataatgtcataatgaaatgcctggtcggtgtatttgttaaaattaattgaTATGAGAAGCTTTGTTTAAAAAGGGACTCAGTCAGTATGTCGATCAGAACACTGTTTTTACACTGTCAATCATTTCAATATGTCTGACAAGACTAAAAGCTGCATTTGAACACTATATTGACTAAACAGAAATCTATATAATAATGACAGTACAACAGGCCTCAGATGATCCTATGGCTTCCCGGGTGTGCTTGCTCTACCCTGCCATATGTGTATATGGATTTCTTTTTGGCATCCATCTTACCTTGGTCCCAGTGGTCCCCAGAATCCTGAGAGCCTCAGAGAATGACTGCTCTGCGTTGCGGCACCGTTGGTCACTGAGAGCCGTATGAGCGTCCCGTACTGCAGCACAAAACTGCGTCTTAccgcacacttcactgctgatgctgatgctctGGGGCTTTAGGAATAGCACATTATACGATCAGCACCATTTATTCAGCACACAAACATTGTCAAATATGATAAAAGCATAACAACTTATGTCAAtctatatttgtgttttgtcttgtccgGTGTAAATTTGTGTTGATCTATGTAGCACTCTGGTCATGGAGGACCACCATTTcattacactatatatacacaccaactGAAGATAGTAAAcatatgaccaaaaaaaaaaaagccgctTGACCTGACTTGAACTGAACCAAAATTTCCCTTCAATTTGCCAAAGTTTTTATAATACTGCAAATATCAATCGCATCATTAATCACTTGTAAATTAGCAGGGGCACGCCCAGCACAGCTCGTTTGCATTATGGGAttttcacaaatctccacgaaaGTTTAAACAAAAGTGAAAGTCAAAAGGATCAGCAGCACACTAGCAAGTAATAGCACTAGCAGGCTTCATTCTTTATTGAATACCTGatcttattttaattttttgacctttttacatttcagtaaatgtaaaacaagtGATTATGGTCTTTCCTTCTATATCTAACTATATATAACTGATTGCaatgtgtggaaacataaaTTCATTAGGAGAAGGTGTTTTGGGAAAGTGTGGGAAAGCAGGTGTGTTAGTGCGATAACTTTATATTAAAAAGGTCATGGTCCAGGCTTTGGCCCATTAAACACACCTGCTTCCCCCACACATTCCACACACTGTCATCACTTGTTTGGATATAGAATGAGCTACATGTTATAAACATGTTATATTATGTGCTACATGCTGCttttgatcctttttttttttttttttacatttaaaaaaaaaataatgaagatTGAAGAAAAATGACAAAACTGTCAGTGGCTGTGAAAAGTCTAGTCATTTGAATCTTTGACATCACAACCCTGgattctattcttttttaattggtGTTTTAACTTTGCATTTGTTGATTCTGTTTTCAAATCATCCACTAATCTAAGCATTAAACTTAATGGAAGGTGTTCGGATGGGGTTTATTAAAACTGGctttataaagaacatttaagcattttttttttttcatatcaaAGATACAATTTTGGTAAACTAatatgtcaagtcaagaaggATAATGTGTTGAAAATTTGAATGTCGAGTGACAAAGCACCATATTGCAATCTGAAGGCTTTCCAAATCTTGCATAAAACCACAACGACAAAGATATTTCATGCAAATGTACAGTGAAAGAAAGTCAGATCATGTACTTTTTCCGCTGCAGGTGGCTGTTTATTCTTTACAGACTGCTTCTCCGGAATGCTCGACACtgcttttttcattttcctgtCCCCCATGTCGCTACAAGTCAagcagagagagacacagacagagcaTATACATGACATACATAAAAATggacaaattatttaattacacaaataaaaataaaatgtgattgcACAGT encodes:
- the ttc3 gene encoding E3 ubiquitin-protein ligase TTC3 isoform X1; protein product: MFESEDSDFEEGPDVVRHKTTIVNHGMFPLIHMDQSDDMYERWSRIKPELRREAGHLMHISMFWWHILYRQQDNHSTTAWAVDMGFLDSNVSNDLSLKKLQKIEILELILDTVEKSLAGTDPERRARELIMISMSLRMEDDGLMRAVSWLSESGPPGLSRKILQLGSKHIRLQVLEFVFSEYSRFIQVMSCSKNRMFKELSLDPEPWCLQKSEEMKNKGNDQFQKRKYDVALKWYTKAIKYHPNNHILYGNRALCFIRCEKYLKAMADGKRAILLQRDWAKGHYRFCDALFFYGAKDKAVESNITAQSYCSADPEGMRDLQQQYSRFMMEISESRTEGKQKKTEAKKGSSKRPETSCGIDPTSQHVDPDKAPEAAHNSDSAENKQKAEDTKQEEPSGTTLTDPQIEDNFEEPKSDMGDRKMKKAVSSIPEKQSVKNKQPPAAEKPQSISISSEVCGKTQFCAAVRDAHTALSDQRCRNAEQSFSEALRILGTTGTKDLGVSELDRTLLVYGYATALIEIGQPEELAEAQRQFEKLSTSANRTFQSLVHYGLGKVFLKENKFSNAKDEFWKAILMVQRQIMPGKLTWPTTKVTVKETCPDYLKERLEWYIETCKFPPKPDAVCRHCLGQAIIYFTDPDFKGFIRLSCCQRCKVEYHMNCWKKFKSASFSDKSEKDFLQNLCFTPDCTGTICHIVIFDSTGLIKCEFKSPISKSKIPGVRVKQKCTSLKKLKSKEERKLRRKQERMAISLTQNEMNNLKIEDETEKETDKASFKDCVVYGDRVLHQIDKNRDLFNDERHNFSSMQESLRPWIKLDEDKGHENILKDRVEPKVLREIVDLLLERKNRVWARLFLHDLSSCQDVKPKVHEWAQQLNNAGLKAAEKFISQFGDELEKLDFSSLLEFPPLRDIFHNKDFTVEYLRQATPQDKRLFIWTLEEYRDHYPSCLTILDDYFEMDSICLVLKKTEKDDHLSSVYKSKNKNRKKKQKEPKSVLLLSGIKRDEEEDFFTEEDSLVLLDSDDPFSVPVYLREQVAEFEGQYVNSRYFNHYKRFIDNDPDPTQETLYDYFAQILEEHGPLEVSDPLLVGQLQHFPPEAQQKIEAAGGLKHFLQGSLRFVMFNNSVGLTSHSVCFQHNMDEDASISDNFPFNNCSMDISKAKGSCHLNPSAKEFLPQSNHSSLVDCESYDLATCPDLPNPYVMVSPDFSYGFGPHVEPGTVKLGVQESQYHDDFVNVPLFEAFSSDASYINFNEDSSSPKCKTVSVQTHSGNRDTRDDVAINTEPYEQFEKNRGDMTQTEKINIKFEKRIQMMRENLNALQNKTKESYSVLDDEVKEINHHIEISNKELTLFQQKLEDEVRKDQQEKRDHQEKLKSLKGEIKELVDFQDSFSKLIQEKNMEYQEELEQLFAKSNQWAAEKMSLEDEIKKHRDLCAKASGRSLAGQVSILKNRREHGLRGLRKYLSGGKAILKHLTERSHTYPPTSLSSIIEAWKLSIQEVEEKIIRTERQYEEQLELVKKGTSLSSLPAFDIPSPPAPPCVPAFLHPLSNQHSVLQQLPLHHAQPHTTYGVQQHPARPQTHMAVNTHHAVHTPPAASEVVAASAPSSVSAPAQPPQPLIVFERIVDRLSAMFPHYSRSVLTKFIQEVRSMNGGTLSMLKYEELINRAAQLILDHQEHSQERMNLPSRDVPRVRDSPAPSPSPSIDRASATPPPAHVWKSVSSPQRKTSRALNMEDPCIICHEDMTPEDMCVLECRHSFHRECIKSWLKEQSTCPTCREHALLPEDFPMLPGRHRRGHMHAASFLY